From the Mesotoga prima MesG1.Ag.4.2 genome, the window GTTCTCCGAAGACGCATTTGTCGACAAACAGGGATTTCTAACTTCTACCGATAACATCGGTGAGATTGATCGAAGCAAAGATCCTTTCTACAGGTTCAATGAATCATCTTTCATGAAGATCCATTTGACTTCTTCTCTCAATCTTTTAATGAAGTAAGACAGTTCTTTGTTTAGTTCATTCCACTCGTCCAGAGTGTAGATCAGAAGATCGACCGGAACCGGTAACATTGCTAAATCCCATTCTGTTCCTCGCTTCCCAAAAGGAGCTTTGGAGTCTTTGACTATGACAATCAAATCAAGGTCGCTTCCCACTCCATTGTCGCCCCGAGCGTAGGAACCGAAGTAACCGATGCGGAGAATGTTGGAATCTCGCTTCAAGGTTTCTGACCACTTATCAAGTGAATCAATTACAGCCTTTTTGCTTGGCCATTTCATTATTGACGAATTCAACGATCTCACCGGCATATGCAATAGCCTCCTTACTTTGCTTGCTTCCGAAATACTCAAAAGGAGAGCCTTCGGGATGACCATTTGGATATCTCGCAGGAATGTATGAATTGTCAAGAATTCTTGCCTTATCCAATAACTCAGCGGGCAAGTCAGTTCCCTCAGGGAGTTCTTGAATCAGTTTGCTAACCATGTGTCCCCACGCTTCCTGTCCCAAAGAAAGATGGAGAGCCTTTACGGCTTTTTCAGCAGCCTGCTGTGCCGCAAAGCATGCCCATTCGTGTTTGCCATTAACAGCAGACTCTCGAGCGTGTTCAAGATCTCTTTTTGCTTGACGTAACCAATCCTGGGATCTATCAGGCATGCGTATCCCTCCCAATCGTGATTATAGCACTTATTAGAGAGAGGCTAGTAACCTTCGGTGGGCAGTTACACTGCATGCGGCCTGCGACAGCAGACTGGATCTTTTTCCCTCCTGCGAAGCAGCATCACTTCCCCGGACGTTTCTTCGGGCATCACTGCCTCGCGCATGCGAGCCTCACTTCCGGCGATGCTTTTCGCCGCATCACTTCTGTTCTTGCTCTCTTCTCCGAGGACGGCGGACCGTCAACGGTGGACCAGTTTCTCTTGCTCTTGCGAACCCCCGACCTGCTACCACCGACCACGGTTCTGTACCAAAACAAAAAGGAGAGTCAAAAAGACTCTCCTCTTGTATAACATCTGGGCGATACCTACTCTCGCATGCAGTTGCCCACATACTACCATCGGCCCGAGACGGCTTAACTGCCGGGTTCGGTATGGAGCCGGGTGTTTCCCGCCCCGGTATCTTCACCCAGAATATCTGCTCACTCAAGAGTACATAGGGAATTAAGGTAAAGGAATCGGATTATTAGTACTGGTCGACTGAACACTTCACAGTGCTTACATCTCCAGCCTATCTACGTCCTCTTCTCGAACGATCCTGAGAGACCTAGTCTTGAAGCGTGCTTCCCGCTTAGATGCTGTCAGCGGTTATCACTCATGAACGTAGCTACTCAGCTACTGCCGCTTGCACGACAACTGATTCACTAGAGGTTCACTAACCCCGGTCCTCTCGTACTAGGGGCTACCCTTCTCAAGTCTCCTACGCTCGCAACAGATAGGGACCGAACTGTCTCACGACGTTCTGAACCCAGCTCACGTACCGCTTTAATAGGCGAACAGCCTAACCCTTGGGACCTGCTCCAGCCCCAGGATGCGATGAGCCGACATCGAGGTGCCAAACACTGCCGTCGATATGAACTCTCGGGCAGTATAAGCCTGTTATCCCCAGGGTAGCTTTTATCCGTTGATCAACGGCCTTTCCACTCAGGGCCGCAGGGTCACTAGGGCCAGGTTTCCCTCCTGTTCGACCTGTCAGTCTCACAGTCAAGCTGGCTTTTGCCCTTACACTCTATGGTTGATTTCCAACCAACCTGAGCCAACCTTAGCGCGCCTCCGTTACTCTTTTGGAGGCGACCGCCCCAGTCAAACTGCCCACTTAGCAATGTCCTTGTTGTGCTCTCCACACTCTCAAGTTAGTACTCCGTTGTATAGAGGGTAGTATCCCACCGTTGGCTCCCCCGATCCTGGCGAACCGGGTTCTACGCCTCCTACCTATCCTGTACACCATACAACAAAGCACAATACCAAGCTACAGTAAAGCTCCATGGGGTCTTTCCGTCTAGTTGCGAGTCCTGGGCATCTTCACCCAGACTGAAATTTCACCGGGTCTCCTGTTGAGACAGTGCAGCGATCGTTACGCCATTCGTGCAGGTCGGAACTTACCCGACAAGGAATTTCGCTACCTTAGGACCGTTATAGTTACGGCCGCCGTTTACTGGGGCTTCGGTTCAAAGCTTCGCTTACGCTAACCTTTCCCCTTAACCTTCCAGCACTGGGCAGGCGTCAGACCCTATACGTCTTCTTCTCGAATTCGCAGAGCCCTGTGTTTTTGGTAAACAGTCGCCGCTGCCTTGTCACTGCGACTCCAGTCAGCTCTTAACCAACCAGAGTACCCCTTCTCCCTAAGTTACGGGGCTAATTTGCCTAGTTCCTTAACAGGAGTTATCCCGCTCCCCTTAGCCTTCTCAGCTTGCCTACCTGTGTCGGTTTTCAGAACGATTGGCTTAGCACTCAAACGCTTTGCGATGCTTTTCTAGACAGTGTGAACTCAACGTTGTTGCTCCCGAAGGAACTCCCATTCGTCCCTCACCCTCCCGCGGTGGATTTCCCTGCCGCGATCTCCGGACTCGAAACTTGGACGCACTATGCAACTAGTACGCAACGCCTATCCTCCTGTGTCACACCCCAAAACTCATGCTACGCCAGTACCGGAATATTAACCGGTTTCCCATCGGTTACCCCTTTCGGGTTCCCCTTAGGGTCTCGACTAACCCTGGGCGGACGAACCTTCCCCAGGTACCCTTAGGCTTTCGGGGGGAGAGATTCTCACTCTCCTTTCGTTTACTCATGCCTGCATTCTCTCTTGTGTCTCGTCCAACAGCCCTCACGGGTCTGCCTTCTCCCTACAACACAATGCTCCTCTACCAACAGTTTCCTGTTCCACAGCTTCGGAGGATAGCTTTAGCCCCCTTACATCTTCGGCGCGGTGAGTCTCGACTAGTGAGCTGTTACGCACTCTTTTAATGATGGCTGCTTCTAAGCCAACATCCTAGCTGTCTTTGACTCTCCACTTCCTTTAACACTTAGCTATCTCTCTGGGCCCTTAGCTGGTGGTCTGGGCTGTTTCCCTCTCGACTACGGACCTTATCGCTCGCAGTCTGTCTCCTGCACTTTGAGTAGAGGTATTCGGAGTTTGACTGGGGTTGGAGGTCGCCCCCCTAGCCCAATCAGTGCTCTACCCCCTCCACTAACCATGCAAGGCCGTGCTTAAACACGTTTCGAGGAGTACCAGATATCACCGAGTTCGGTTAGCTTTTCACTCCTATCCACAGGTCATCCAATAGCTTTTTACTGCTAACTGGTTCGGTCCTCCAGTGGGTGTTACCCCACCTTCAACCTGCCCATGGATAGCTCACCCGGTTTCGGGTCTATCGCAACTGACTTCCGCCCTGTTAAGACTCGGTTTCCCTTCGGCTTCTCCTATCTCGGATTAACCTCGCCAGTTACGGTAACTCGCAGGCTCATTAATCAAAAGGCACGCGGTCGCACTTTCGTGCTCCCACTTATCGTAGACTCACGGTTTCAGGTACTCTTTCACTCCCCTCCCGGGGTGCTTTTCACCTTTCCCTCACGGTACTTCTTCGCTATCGGTCAGCAGGTAGTATTTAGCCTTAGAGAGTGGTCTCCCCTAGATTCACGCGGGATTCCTCGTGCCCCGCGCTACTCGGGATATATACAAGGATAGCCTCTAACTTTCGCCTACAGGACTTTCACCTTCTCCGGTCTATCTTCCCAGATAGTTCGACTAGCCTTTGGCTTCTCCCGGCCCTGTACGGTCAGACCCGTATATATCCCTCTACCCCTATATAGCAACGCCCGTACGCTTACACTATATAGGTTTAGGCTCTTCCCGTTTCGCTCGCCGCTACTCAGGGAATCTCTTCGATTTCTTTTCCTCTCGCTACTAAGATGTTTCAGTTCGCAAGGTTCGCTTCCTTTTCAGGATACCAAGTATCTCTACCTGGTGGGTTTCCCCATTCGGGCATCCGCGCTTCTATGGTCGCTTGCACCTACACGCGGCTTTTCGCAGCTGGCCACGCCCTTCTTCGCCTCCCGCTACCTAGGCATCCTCCGTGAGCCCTTTATACCTTTACCTTCCTTCTTCCTTTGACTCGCTTCTACTTCTTACTCCCTATGTACTTTTCAATGACCAGATAACTTTTATTCCCCTGGTGGAGACAAGGGGATTCGAACCCCTGGCCTTCTGCTTGCAAAGCAGACGCTCTCCCAGCTGAGCTATGTCCCCTCACTGGTGGGCTCGAGTGGAGTCGAACCACTGACCTCGCGCTTATCAGGCGCGCGCTCTCACCTACTGAGCTACGAGCCCAGCTCAGGATTCACTCAAAGATGGATAGCAATCCTGTTAAACTCCTTAGAAAGGAGGTGATCCAGCCCCACCTTCCGGTAGGGCTACCTTGTTACGACTTAGCCCCCCTTGCCAATCCCACCCTAAACAAGCTCCCTCCTTTCGGTTAGGATACTCATCTTCAGGTGTTACCAACTCGGGTGGCTTGACGGGCGGTGTGTACAAGGCCCGGGAACGTATTCACCGCAGCTTGGCTGATCTGCGATTACTAGCGATTCCGGCTTCATGCAGGCGGGTTGCAGCCTGCAATCTGAACTGGGGGTTGGTTTGAGGATTTCCTCCACATCGCTGTCTCGGTCCCTTCTGTCCAACCCATTGTAGCGCGTGTGTCGCCCAAGATATAAGGGGCACGATACCTGACGTCATCCCCCCCTTCCTCCGCCTCGTCGGCGGCGGTCCTCTTAGAGTGCCCGGCCTTACCGCTGGCAACTAAGAGCAGGGGTTGCGCTCGTTGCGGGACTTAACCCAACACCTCACGGCACGAG encodes:
- a CDS encoding nucleotidyltransferase domain-containing protein — translated: MPVRSLNSSIMKWPSKKAVIDSLDKWSETLKRDSNILRIGYFGSYARGDNGVGSDLDLIVIVKDSKAPFGKRGTEWDLAMLPVPVDLLIYTLDEWNELNKELSYFIKRLREEVKWIFMKDDSLNL
- a CDS encoding HEPN domain-containing protein → MPDRSQDWLRQAKRDLEHARESAVNGKHEWACFAAQQAAEKAVKALHLSLGQEAWGHMVSKLIQELPEGTDLPAELLDKARILDNSYIPARYPNGHPEGSPFEYFGSKQSKEAIAYAGEIVEFVNNEMAKQKGCN